In Candidatus Omnitrophota bacterium, a genomic segment contains:
- a CDS encoding efflux RND transporter permease subunit, protein MSLSEFSIRHSVTVVVFIIILVIAGIYAYTVLPRESFPDITIPNIIITTAYEGVAPSDIESQITSQIEKKVTSVSNVKEIRSYSSEGMSTIVVEFNSGIDIDTALQKVRDKVDQAKSDLPNDLEDDPIVDEINFSEFPIMSVIIYGPIGLVRLKEIADDLADEFETVNGVLEARVTGGIEREIRVVYDPERLAAYQIAVTDIMNAVRQNNLNTPGGKMDVGVGNYVVKIPGEFDNPAEAKRLIVTTNNNYPVYITDVARLQDGYEEPETKARFNRKDAVAIDVVKRSGENIIAISDKVKEIIQQYETTLPKGTQISLVNDQSKDIRMMVSDLENNILSGLILVLAVVLVSMGFRNALLVACSIPFSMFIAFFTLYLMGYTLNMVVLFSLVLAVGMLVDNAIVIVENIYRHRQEGRDRITAAMMGSREVMWPVTTSTLTTLAAFYPMIYWPGVTGEFMAYLPVTVIIALSASLFVALVINPTLCSIFLRSTGKPPGVHPSRLFRGYRAVISWAVDNPGFLLLSMALLMIFIFSAYGRFGYGVEFFPDIDPKRAYVEIKMPKGTNLDETDAMAERIEPECVEYPDVRSLVTNVGTTGFGADSFVSGGRTSSDIARIILEFKDMEDRSIPSTQILKELRETLAPIYQADLEIKKEDEGPPTGSPVNIELTGESYEVLEPIMRSIKEKIKGIPGLVNLKDDYVIAKPEIEIKVDKERAALFGLSTAMIATNIKTAIRGIEAGVYRDGNDEYDIIVQLPLERRKSLDALNNLMIANLAGKYVPISSVADIRLSAGLGTIVRSDQKRVITIDGDVEGRLGNDVLADVQKTLAGIELPRGYKINYRGESEDQEEAKSFLSEAFISALMLIALILVTEFNSIFKPLIILSSVILSTIGVFIGLLATHMPFGIIMTGIGVISLAGVVVNNAIVLLDYIGQLRERGVEPRESLIQAGIIRFRPVILTAVTTILGLIPMALGISYDFRNMEWQIGSESAQWWGPMAVAVIFGLAFATILTLVVVPAMVSLGDKTAAAIHFVKSRFAKRKEAPEPVS, encoded by the coding sequence ATGAGTCTATCGGAATTTTCCATTCGTCACAGCGTAACTGTTGTTGTCTTCATCATTATTCTGGTTATTGCGGGTATATATGCTTATACCGTTCTCCCGCGGGAATCGTTTCCCGATATCACCATCCCCAACATCATTATCACTACGGCCTACGAGGGCGTCGCTCCTTCGGACATAGAGAGCCAGATCACCAGCCAGATCGAAAAGAAGGTAACTTCCGTCAGCAATGTAAAGGAAATCCGGTCCTATTCTTCGGAAGGGATGTCGACGATCGTCGTGGAGTTCAATTCCGGCATCGATATTGACACGGCGTTGCAAAAAGTCCGCGATAAAGTGGATCAGGCTAAGAGCGATCTTCCCAACGATTTGGAAGACGATCCTATAGTGGACGAGATCAACTTTTCCGAATTTCCCATTATGTCGGTTATCATCTACGGTCCGATCGGTCTTGTGCGCCTGAAAGAGATCGCCGACGATCTGGCGGACGAATTCGAAACCGTCAACGGCGTATTGGAAGCGCGAGTGACGGGAGGGATCGAACGCGAAATTCGCGTGGTTTACGATCCGGAACGGCTCGCCGCCTATCAAATCGCGGTTACGGACATCATGAACGCCGTCCGGCAGAATAATCTGAATACGCCCGGCGGCAAGATGGATGTCGGAGTCGGAAATTACGTCGTGAAGATTCCCGGCGAATTCGACAATCCCGCAGAAGCGAAGCGCCTAATTGTTACAACGAATAACAACTATCCCGTTTATATCACCGACGTAGCCCGGCTTCAGGATGGCTATGAGGAGCCGGAAACCAAAGCGCGCTTCAACCGCAAAGACGCCGTCGCCATCGACGTTGTCAAGCGCAGCGGGGAAAATATCATCGCCATATCGGATAAAGTCAAAGAGATCATCCAGCAATACGAAACAACTTTGCCCAAGGGAACCCAAATCTCTTTGGTCAACGATCAGTCGAAAGACATCCGCATGATGGTATCCGATTTGGAGAATAATATCTTGTCCGGCCTTATCTTGGTATTGGCCGTCGTTTTGGTCTCGATGGGATTTCGCAATGCGCTGTTAGTCGCTTGTTCGATTCCCTTTTCCATGTTTATCGCCTTTTTCACGCTTTATCTGATGGGATATACGCTGAATATGGTGGTGCTCTTTTCCCTGGTTTTAGCGGTGGGCATGTTGGTGGATAACGCCATCGTCATCGTGGAAAACATCTATCGCCACCGTCAGGAAGGCCGAGACCGGATCACAGCGGCAATGATGGGATCGAGAGAAGTGATGTGGCCGGTAACGACCAGCACTTTGACCACGTTGGCCGCATTTTACCCCATGATCTATTGGCCGGGCGTTACCGGCGAATTTATGGCTTATCTTCCGGTAACGGTTATTATCGCGCTTTCGGCGTCATTATTCGTCGCATTAGTCATCAATCCTACTTTATGTTCCATTTTTTTACGTTCAACCGGCAAGCCGCCTGGCGTTCATCCCAGCCGATTGTTTCGGGGATATAGAGCCGTAATATCCTGGGCGGTGGACAATCCCGGTTTTCTATTGCTGAGCATGGCGCTTCTGATGATTTTCATTTTTTCGGCGTATGGCCGCTTCGGCTACGGCGTAGAATTTTTCCCGGACATCGATCCCAAACGCGCTTACGTCGAAATCAAAATGCCTAAGGGAACCAATCTGGACGAAACGGACGCCATGGCGGAGCGAATCGAACCGGAATGCGTAGAATATCCCGACGTGCGCAGCCTGGTCACCAATGTCGGCACGACGGGATTCGGCGCCGATTCTTTCGTATCCGGCGGAAGGACATCCTCAGATATCGCGCGGATCATTCTCGAATTCAAAGATATGGAAGACCGTTCGATTCCCTCCACGCAAATTCTGAAAGAGTTGCGGGAAACGCTGGCTCCCATCTACCAGGCGGATCTCGAGATCAAGAAAGAAGACGAAGGACCGCCGACGGGTTCGCCCGTCAATATCGAACTTACCGGCGAAAGTTACGAAGTGCTGGAACCGATTATGCGGAGCATCAAAGAGAAGATCAAAGGCATCCCCGGCCTCGTCAATCTGAAGGACGACTACGTCATCGCCAAACCGGAGATTGAAATCAAGGTCGATAAAGAACGGGCGGCTTTGTTTGGACTCTCCACAGCCATGATCGCCACGAACATAAAAACGGCGATTCGCGGCATTGAAGCCGGAGTCTATCGCGATGGCAACGACGAATACGATATTATCGTGCAATTGCCGCTGGAGCGCCGCAAAAGTTTGGATGCTCTGAACAATTTAATGATCGCTAACCTCGCGGGCAAGTACGTCCCAATCAGCTCGGTAGCGGATATCCGGCTTTCCGCCGGTTTGGGAACCATCGTCCGCTCCGATCAAAAGCGCGTGATTACCATCGACGGCGATGTGGAAGGACGGCTGGGCAACGATGTGCTTGCCGATGTGCAAAAGACGCTGGCGGGAATAGAATTGCCCCGCGGTTACAAGATTAACTATCGCGGCGAAAGCGAAGACCAGGAAGAAGCCAAGTCCTTTCTCTCGGAAGCCTTCATATCGGCGTTGATGTTAATCGCGCTCATTCTCGTAACGGAATTCAATTCGATTTTCAAGCCGTTGATTATTTTATCCTCGGTCATTCTTTCCACGATAGGCGTGTTTATTGGATTACTAGCAACTCATATGCCGTTCGGCATTATCATGACCGGCATCGGAGTCATCAGCCTGGCGGGCGTCGTCGTCAACAATGCCATCGTTTTGCTGGATTATATAGGCCAACTGCGCGAACGAGGCGTCGAACCCCGCGAATCGCTGATCCAGGCGGGAATCATTCGCTTCCGCCCGGTGATTTTAACCGCCGTTACCACCATACTGGGTCTTATTCCTATGGCCTTGGGAATCAGTTACGATTTTCGCAATATGGAATGGCAGATCGGAAGCGAATCTGCGCAATGGTGGGGGCCAATGGCGGTAGCCGTCATCTTCGGCTTGGCGTTCGCCACCATATTAACCCTCGTTGTAGTACCCGCTATGGTATCCTTGGGCGACAAAACCGCCGCGGCGATTCATTTCGTAAAATCCCGATTTGCAAAAAGAAAAGAAGCGCCAGAACCTGTTTCATGA